CGATTCTATCGGTACCCACTCCTCCTTCCTTGGAAAACCAAGTTAAGAATTCCGATTATATCGCGTTGACTCGCATCACGAACGTCCGCGAGAAAAAAATTTCCGAAACTTCGATTTCGGTCACCGCCACGGTCGAAGTTTTGAAACCTTGGAAAGGCGCGGAAAAAATTCCCGCTAAGTTCGAAATCGGTTTTATGATTTTCCCCGAGCTTTTGGGAAAATGGCTGAAGGCCGCTCCTC
This genomic stretch from Leptospira kmetyi serovar Malaysia str. Bejo-Iso9 harbors:
- a CDS encoding LIC_20196 family exoprotein; amino-acid sequence: MNLKAFAWIGLLFLTLPILSVPTPPSLENQVKNSDYIALTRITNVREKKISETSISVTATVEVLKPWKGAEKIPAKFEIGFMIFPELLGKWLKAAPPEGDYILFLNQKTVKDSKGNESSLIALYEPHPFAFKEYSRETEDKIREVIQSQKGN